A part of Cervus elaphus chromosome 11, mCerEla1.1, whole genome shotgun sequence genomic DNA contains:
- the ATP6V1E2 gene encoding V-type proton ATPase subunit E 2 isoform X1, whose amino-acid sequence MQRLPPPEGRGRRARGAAAASVAARIPARAPVAAPARCPRRSAPAPSPRPGLPRRIHWIIRLAGPGGDGNFGEGSGGEGPGGSPRPAPGRGPLPAGPRRRAGPGASPDCGQPASRPRPPARRLAPEPRAPPAAAALPCRLTLAWLRARAAGRGRGGGAEEQRSGEEGAAMALSDFDVQKQIKHMMAFIEQEANEKAEEIDAKAEEEFNIEKGRLVQTQRLKIIEYYEKKEKQIEQQKKIQMSALRNQARLKVLRARNDLISELLNDAKLRLSRMVTDRKFYQGLLDKLVLQGLLRLLEPVMIVRCKPQDHLLVEAAVQRAVPQYTTVSHRCVEVQVDREVQLATDTIGGVEVYSSDQRIMVSNTLESRLDLLAQQKMPEIRKALFGANDSRKFFV is encoded by the exons ATGCAGCGGCTCCCCCCGCCCGAGGGGAGGGGGCGACGGGCCCGGGGCGCTGCCGCCGCCTCGGTCGCTGCCCGGATCCCCGCCCGGGCCCCGGTCGCCGCGCCCGCCCGCTGCCCCCGCCGTTCGGCGCCCGCGCCCTCTCCCCGGCCCGGCCTCCCCAGGAGGATCCACTGGATCATAAGACTGGCCGGCCCCGGGGGAGACGGCAACTTTGGGGAGGGCAGTGGAGGGGAGGGGCCAGGCGGCTCACCCCGCCCCGCGCCGGGCCGGGGCCCCCTCCCCGCTGGGCCCCGGAGGAGGGCGGGCCCAGGCGCCTCCCCCGATTGCGGGCAGCCAGCCTCgcgcccccgcccgcccgcccgccggctGGCTCCAGAGCCCCGCGCCCCGCCCGCAGCCGCCGCTCTGCCCTGCCGGCTCACCCTAGCTTGGCTCCGCGCGAGGGCTGCGGGGAGGGGGCGTGGAGGAGGAGCCGAGGAGCAGCGTAGCGGGGAGGAAG GAGCAGCCATGGCCCTGAGTGATTTCGATGTGCAAAAGCAGATTAAGCACATGATGGCTTTCATTGAGCAGGAAGCCAATGAGAAGGCAGAAGAAATAGATGCCAAGGCTGAGGAAGAGTTCAACATTGAGAAAGGACGCCTTGTGCAAACCCAACGACTGAAGATTATAGAGTATtatgagaagaaagagaagcagataGAGCAGCAGAAGAAAATCCAGATGTCTGCCTTGAGGAATCAGGCAAGGCTGAAAGTCCTGCGAGCCCGAAATGACCTCATCTCAGAGTTGCTGAATGATGCAAAGCTGAGACTCAGCCGAATGGTGACAGACCGAAAATTTTACCAGGGGCTCCTGGATAAACTAGTGCTCCAGGGTCTGCTCCGACTGCTGGAGCCTGTGATGATTGTACGCTGCAAGCCACAGGACCACCTCCTGGTGGAGGCTGCAGTGCAGAGAGCCGTCCCCCAGTACACCACAGTCTCCCACAGATGTGTGGAAGTGCAAGTCGACAGAGAGGTGCAACTGGCTACAGACACAATTGGAGGTGTGGAGGTCTACAGTAGCGATCAGAGAATAATGGTTTCTAATACTCTGGAAAGCCGACTGGATCTCTTAGCCCAGCAAAAGATGCCAGAAATACGAAAGGCCTTGTTTGGAGCCAATGACAGCAGGAAGTTTTTTGTATAA
- the ATP6V1E2 gene encoding V-type proton ATPase subunit E 2 isoform X2 produces the protein MALSDFDVQKQIKHMMAFIEQEANEKAEEIDAKAEEEFNIEKGRLVQTQRLKIIEYYEKKEKQIEQQKKIQMSALRNQARLKVLRARNDLISELLNDAKLRLSRMVTDRKFYQGLLDKLVLQGLLRLLEPVMIVRCKPQDHLLVEAAVQRAVPQYTTVSHRCVEVQVDREVQLATDTIGGVEVYSSDQRIMVSNTLESRLDLLAQQKMPEIRKALFGANDSRKFFV, from the coding sequence ATGGCCCTGAGTGATTTCGATGTGCAAAAGCAGATTAAGCACATGATGGCTTTCATTGAGCAGGAAGCCAATGAGAAGGCAGAAGAAATAGATGCCAAGGCTGAGGAAGAGTTCAACATTGAGAAAGGACGCCTTGTGCAAACCCAACGACTGAAGATTATAGAGTATtatgagaagaaagagaagcagataGAGCAGCAGAAGAAAATCCAGATGTCTGCCTTGAGGAATCAGGCAAGGCTGAAAGTCCTGCGAGCCCGAAATGACCTCATCTCAGAGTTGCTGAATGATGCAAAGCTGAGACTCAGCCGAATGGTGACAGACCGAAAATTTTACCAGGGGCTCCTGGATAAACTAGTGCTCCAGGGTCTGCTCCGACTGCTGGAGCCTGTGATGATTGTACGCTGCAAGCCACAGGACCACCTCCTGGTGGAGGCTGCAGTGCAGAGAGCCGTCCCCCAGTACACCACAGTCTCCCACAGATGTGTGGAAGTGCAAGTCGACAGAGAGGTGCAACTGGCTACAGACACAATTGGAGGTGTGGAGGTCTACAGTAGCGATCAGAGAATAATGGTTTCTAATACTCTGGAAAGCCGACTGGATCTCTTAGCCCAGCAAAAGATGCCAGAAATACGAAAGGCCTTGTTTGGAGCCAATGACAGCAGGAAGTTTTTTGTATAA